From the Deltaproteobacteria bacterium genome, the window TTGAAAATATCGATTGTGATTTTATCCTCTCTGACCATGGTTCCTCCTCCTGAATCCAGAAATATGGTCCTCCCTTGCGTTCTCACACCGATTTCTCAGCTCGTAACACACAGCAAGTGGAACCGCCCGGGATGAAAAGAATGGCGTGGTCTCAGGTGATGATGACGATTTCCGTATTACGCAATTCCGTGATCAGAACATCATGGATCCGTCTGGTAAATGCACGGGTGGCTTTCCTCGGCTTCTGGGAGATCACCACCGTGTTGTATGGACCCTTTCTGGCTATTTCCACCAGTTCCGAGCCGATATTCTTGCCCCTGGGTTTAAACATGCAATCGACCTGATTTTCCTGAAAGCCGTTGTAAATCAGATCCTCCCGGACCCGTTTCAGTTCCCGTTCCTTCTCCCTAACCTCGGTCCACATGGATGCCATGGTAGCCTTTAAGCGTCCCAGGCCGTGATGGGAATAGCTGTCCAATTCAGGAAGAGGGGTGTAGGCGTGAAACAAGGAGACGTGAACGGCCTTTTGGTCCGCGAATGTGCGGATGACATAGTGGAGAGCCCTTTCATCATAGTCCGTGAAATTATAAGGCACGAGGATCCATTTACCGGCCATTTCTCGCTCCCTTCTCCTAAAGGTTTTCAACGGATCTTTTTCACTCTCCGTTCTTATCACAAAGAGAATACTTTGGCAAGAACCCTTTCCCGGCTAAAGAAGCAGAGGTCAGCCAACCGCCATGAGTCAACCCTGAGGTCCTTTGCGTTCTCCGAGCCTTTGCAATGAAACTATCTCATGGCGGGGACAAGCGTTTCGGCCATCAGCTGTTGCACATCATTTTTCTTCTCATACCGAGATGCTGCAAAGAGATCTGCAGGTTGATGACCGATTTTTTGAATCGGATCCAATCCTTGAGGAAACGTCGAAGATTCGGCGGCCCAAGGCTTGCCGTTTCCAGGCCCGGCCTGATGCTGTTGAGATCGTTGAGCAGATGATGCATGATGTCGAGGGAGCAATGGAGGCTCTTGATCAAAGGCAAGTTGTGTGTCTTCCAGTACTGACGCCCCAGGATGGCGCAATCCAGAAGCATGGTCCTGAGGTCAAAATCGAGTTGCACTATCCATGATGCCAGCGGCGTCAGATCTTGTTTCGGCCGGCCCCCGGCGTCGGCCTCCCTCTCCTGCCCGAGGTCCTCCACATACTTTTGGACTTTAACCGTATCCAGGATGAGTCTCTTAAAGTCCTTTTTCAGTACTGAACTCATGGCATCCCTCCCGAATGTGTTGTCTCGAATACCCCGGGGATTTCTCTGTAATTATTTCTTGTTCCGCACCCGCTTTCAACCTGCGTGACCTTTCGCATAAAGACGCCCCATCGGACAGGAACGGCATTTCTCAAGACCCATTTGGCGCGTCATGTCAAACCCGGTTCTCGGACCCGCCGGTTCCATCTTTCTGGAACGAAGATAGCGAAGGGCGCAGGCATGTCTGGTGAGGCGAAGGTTCCCCGGTTGCCGGGCACAGCGGATAAGCTCCAGGTCCAAGGCGGTTCTGCTCTCTGATGGATGCGGTGTCGGCATTTACTCCTCCTGTTTGGGCTAACAGTATCCTTTCATTCACATATCTCATCTCACGGGTGCGATGATACCTGCCGAACCTTACGGCAACCCTTCACGAACATTACAATCGAGTAATGTTTCTTGTGTTCCCTTGTGGGGTTCAGGGGTGAGGGATGGGTCTATTGGGGTGGCCATGAATGACGCAACATGGTATATTGGCACCCATTCAGGTCCGAAGAACCGGGGTTAACGGCTCCCGAGAGGGACTGTTTCCGTGCCGAGTACACATTCAAAGTGCGCCCGGGGCCTTTTTTGCGAGGTCGACATCATGCGAAAATCCAAAAGGATCTTATATATATCCGTTGGTTGGCTGACAGGAGCTGTTTTCCTGTTTACCCCGTTAACCCCCCATGCCTGGGAAGTCCTGGCACCGGGTCTTTTGATAGGAGAGTTTGACCCCGCAGAAAAATCTCCGGTCCCCGGCGATTCCATTGTGGTCCTGAGAATCGATCCGGAAAAATATGAATTGAAACTCCTTTCGACGTCGGAACAGGGCGGCAAGCCCCGGACAGCCCGGCAGTGGGCCGAGGACTTTGGCCTGTCGGCTGTGATCAACGCAAGCATGTATCAGGAGGACCATAAGACCAGTACCGGGTACATGAAAAATTTCGGCCATATCAATAACGGGCAGATAAATTCCAAATTCGGCGCCTTCCTGGTCTTTCATCCCCGTAGTCCCGGAATCCCCCCGGTGCAAATTATTGATCGCTACCATCAGGGGTGGAAGGACATCATCCAACAGTATGATACGGTGATTCAGAATTACCGGATGATCAGCCTCAAGGGAGACAATGTCTGGGACCCATCCAATGAGATGTACAGCGCCGCCTGCGTGGGGATGGACCAGGAGGGACACGTCCTCTTTATTCATTCCCGCGCCTCCTTTTCCGTCCATGACCTGAACCGGATCCTCCTTGGACTCCCTATCCATATCAAGAATGCCATGTATGTGGAAGGAGGGAAGGAAGCGGCCCTTTATGTGAACATGGATGGGAAAGCCCGCGCTTGGGTGGGGAGTTATGAAATCGATGTGACCGAACACACCCCAAGCCGGGGCGGTCCTGAGATTCCGAACGTGATCGGCATAGTGAAGCGCAAATAGGGGAGACCATACATAACCTGATATCCGAGCGACCCTACCGGACGCGGTGAACTCATGCGGAGCGGAATGGCCGCACCCAATCCCGCCAGGCGGGACTCACACAAAGCCACGAAGCCACAAAGGGGTTCTAAATCGGAAGTATCGGCTTACGTTGAAGCGGTCAGCTCTATGATCTTTTTTTGGGCAAAATCCAGGTGGGCCACAATGGCATCGCGGGCCTTTTGCGGGTCCCGCGCCTTGATTGCGTGCAGGATTTGGGAATGCTGCTGCAGCAGGCGGCGCTTGTTTTCCTCCTCCATAAACATGGTTTCCCTGATGAGTTTCTGGGATCGCCACAGGAGGTCGAACAGGGTGAACCCGATGTGGGACAATATGGTGTTCTGGGCCGCATGAAATATCCCTAAATGGAAGCTTGCGTCCGCATTGACCCCCAACCGATTGTTTTCAAAGTCCGCTTCCATTTCCTGGCAGGCCCTTTCCAAAGACGCAATATCGCTGTCCGTGGCCATTTCGCTTGCCTTGGCCACGGCCCACGATTCCAGTATCTTACGGACTTCCAGGAGCTGAATCACCATCCCCAGGTCGCCCTCTATGGTCTTTGCGATCGGGTCATGAAGGGCCGAGGCGGCAACCGATTTGACAACGATCTTGCTGCGGGGCTGGATGTCGACAAAACCGAGGGTCTCAAGGATCTTGAGTCCTTCCCGTAACGGCGGGGCGCTCACGCCCAGACTGCCGGCCATCTCCCGTTCAGGGGGGAGTGCGTCGCCCGGTTTGAGCGTACCGTTCTTG encodes:
- a CDS encoding universal stress protein; the encoded protein is MAGKWILVPYNFTDYDERALHYVIRTFADQKAVHVSLFHAYTPLPELDSYSHHGLGRLKATMASMWTEVREKERELKRVREDLIYNGFQENQVDCMFKPRGKNIGSELVEIARKGPYNTVVISQKPRKATRAFTRRIHDVLITELRNTEIVIIT
- a CDS encoding phosphodiester glycosidase family protein, translating into MRKSKRILYISVGWLTGAVFLFTPLTPHAWEVLAPGLLIGEFDPAEKSPVPGDSIVVLRIDPEKYELKLLSTSEQGGKPRTARQWAEDFGLSAVINASMYQEDHKTSTGYMKNFGHINNGQINSKFGAFLVFHPRSPGIPPVQIIDRYHQGWKDIIQQYDTVIQNYRMISLKGDNVWDPSNEMYSAACVGMDQEGHVLFIHSRASFSVHDLNRILLGLPIHIKNAMYVEGGKEAALYVNMDGKARAWVGSYEIDVTEHTPSRGGPEIPNVIGIVKRK
- a CDS encoding FadR family transcriptional regulator, with product MLKRLQHKRLSDEIADQFIELIKNGTLKPGDALPPEREMAGSLGVSAPPLREGLKILETLGFVDIQPRSKIVVKSVAASALHDPIAKTIEGDLGMVIQLLEVRKILESWAVAKASEMATDSDIASLERACQEMEADFENNRLGVNADASFHLGIFHAAQNTILSHIGFTLFDLLWRSQKLIRETMFMEEENKRRLLQQHSQILHAIKARDPQKARDAIVAHLDFAQKKIIELTAST